A window of the Chloroflexota bacterium genome harbors these coding sequences:
- the mraW gene encoding 16S rRNA (cytosine(1402)-N(4))-methyltransferase: protein MYGHRASLRLITKRLLRPALEEFKANPRSRSAQLRAAERVSKGGVMKVYWADCFGGRYHLAGRCPKCESGVIFVTSQSQQSGIVLAPCLECGSKAALYVHPADHMAWALADKIDVVPIKG, encoded by the coding sequence ATCTACGGGCATAGGGCTAGCCTAAGGCTCATCACCAAGAGACTGCTGCGTCCGGCTCTGGAAGAGTTTAAGGCCAATCCCCGCAGCCGCTCAGCCCAGCTTCGGGCCGCGGAGCGGGTCTCGAAAGGAGGAGTCATGAAAGTCTATTGGGCAGATTGCTTTGGGGGGCGCTATCACCTAGCGGGCCGTTGCCCCAAGTGCGAGTCGGGGGTCATCTTCGTTACCTCCCAGTCCCAGCAGTCAGGCATTGTCCTAGCCCCCTGCCTGGAGTGCGGGTCCAAGGCAGCCCTCTATGTCCACCCGGCGGACCACATGGCCTGGGCCCTGGCCGACAAGATAGACGTGGTCCCGATCAAGGGCTAA
- a CDS encoding energy-coupling factor ABC transporter ATP-binding protein: MAQKVFEARDVGYTYLGEIEALQRLNLSIEAGEKVAFLGANGSGKSTLLRLLAGLAFPSRGELLAFGHPLSEELLCDGDFAFSFRRRVGMVFQDPDVQLFSATVEEEIAFGLLQLGFPKSEMEDRLRAALELLGIVHLRERPPYRLSGGEKKKVALASVLALEPQVLLMDEPTAGLDPKTQSWLVNFLGEWHQGDKTLVIATHDLDILEEIADTVYVLDETHRLAADGTPAGVLAETEFLLRTNLIHEHSHRHNGTVHFHPHSHIRFHEHAH; this comes from the coding sequence ATGGCCCAGAAGGTATTTGAGGCCCGGGATGTGGGCTACACCTATCTTGGGGAGATAGAGGCCCTCCAGAGGCTCAACCTGAGCATCGAGGCCGGGGAGAAGGTGGCCTTCCTGGGGGCCAACGGCTCCGGGAAGAGCACCCTGCTCCGGCTTCTGGCGGGCCTGGCCTTCCCCAGCCGGGGGGAACTCCTGGCCTTCGGCCATCCCCTCAGTGAAGAGCTCCTCTGCGATGGGGATTTTGCCTTCTCCTTCCGCCGCCGGGTGGGGATGGTCTTCCAGGACCCCGATGTCCAGCTTTTCTCCGCCACGGTTGAGGAGGAGATAGCCTTTGGCCTGCTCCAGCTCGGCTTCCCCAAAAGTGAGATGGAGGACCGGCTGAGGGCTGCCCTGGAGCTTCTGGGGATTGTGCACCTGCGGGAAAGGCCCCCCTACCGCCTCTCCGGGGGGGAGAAGAAGAAGGTGGCCCTGGCCTCGGTCCTGGCCCTGGAGCCCCAGGTGCTACTCATGGACGAGCCCACCGCCGGGCTGGACCCCAAAACTCAGAGCTGGCTGGTGAACTTCCTGGGGGAATGGCACCAGGGAGATAAGACCCTCGTTATTGCCACCCATGACCTGGACATCCTGGAGGAGATAGCCGATACCGTCTATGTGCTGGATGAGACCCACCGCCTGGCAGCGGACGGGACCCCGGCCGGGGTCCTTGCCGAGACCGAATTCCTGCTGCGGACCAACCTCATCCACGAACACTCCCACCGCCACAACGGGACAGTCCATTTCCACCCCCACAGCCACATCCGCTTCCACGAACACGCCCACTAG